From a region of the Tenggerimyces flavus genome:
- a CDS encoding MaoC family dehydratase — MTRYFDDVKVGDELPEVVQKVTIPVMQRWVASAETLRRDHYDPKFAIEFDGLPNAVMSGSFSQAYLWQLLFNWAGPDGWVFKAYQKNAMMVHPGNTITFFGAVTNKEEKNGLGYVELDLGLRREDGVVAVPGTATVVLPLRGGRKVPYPFVREPEASDA; from the coding sequence ATGACGCGGTACTTCGACGACGTCAAGGTCGGCGACGAGCTGCCCGAGGTCGTGCAGAAGGTGACGATCCCGGTGATGCAGCGTTGGGTCGCGAGCGCGGAGACGCTGCGCCGCGACCACTACGACCCCAAGTTCGCGATCGAGTTCGACGGGCTGCCGAACGCGGTGATGTCCGGCTCGTTCTCGCAGGCCTATCTGTGGCAGCTGCTGTTCAACTGGGCCGGCCCCGACGGCTGGGTCTTCAAGGCGTACCAGAAGAACGCGATGATGGTGCATCCCGGCAACACGATCACGTTCTTCGGCGCGGTGACCAACAAGGAAGAAAAGAACGGGCTGGGGTACGTCGAGCTGGACCTCGGACTGCGCAGGGAGGACGGCGTCGTCGCCGTACCCGGCACCGCCACCGTCGTGCTTCCGCTGCGCGGTGGCCGGAAGGTCCCGTACCCGTTCGTCCGCGAGCCCGAAGCCAGCGACGCATGA